The Cetobacterium sp. 8H DNA window AATAAATCATATAGAAAGTTAGGGAGAAGAGCTGACCATAGAAAAGCTATGTTAATGAACTTAACAATATCTCTAATTTTATCAGATAGAATAGAAACTACTGTTACTAGAGCAAAAGAACTTAGAAAGTTTGCTGAGAGAATGGTTACTCTTGGTAAAAAAGGAACTCTTGCGCACAGAAGACAAGCATTTGCATTCTTAAGAAGCGAAGAGGCTGTAGCTAAGATATTTAACGACTTAGCTCCAAAGTATTCTGAAAGAAATGGTGGATACACAAGAATCATGAGAACTTCTGTAAGAAAGGGAGATTCTGCTGAGATGGCTATAATCGAATTAGTTTAATACTAATTCTTAGAAAGAGATTGAGTAATCAATCTCTTTTTTTTATTTATGTATAAAAAAAGACTGATATTTTGAACTAAAATATTAAAAAATATTAAAAAATAAAATAATATTAATGAATAAAAATTTACATTTTTCTTCAAAAAACAAACGTTATGTATTGCATTTATAAATAGATTGGGGTATAATATATCCATAAAGTGCCTAGGGGGACTTATATAACTTTATTTATATTTGGAGGTTGAAATGTTAAAAGGAACAGTAAAATGGTTTAACAAAGAAAAAGGATTTGGTTTTGTAACTTGCGAAGAGGGGAATGATTATTTTGTACACTTCACAGGAATTGTTGGGGAAGGGTTTAGAACTTTAGAAGAGGGGCAAAATGTTTCTTTCATCGTTGAAGATGGAAATAAAGGTCCAATAGCTAAAGAAGTAACAGCTGCTTAATAAAATAAAACCATGGGTGGAATTTGATTTCACCCATTTTTTTTTATAAAA harbors:
- the rplQ gene encoding 50S ribosomal protein L17 → MNHNKSYRKLGRRADHRKAMLMNLTISLILSDRIETTVTRAKELRKFAERMVTLGKKGTLAHRRQAFAFLRSEEAVAKIFNDLAPKYSERNGGYTRIMRTSVRKGDSAEMAIIELV
- a CDS encoding cold-shock protein encodes the protein MLKGTVKWFNKEKGFGFVTCEEGNDYFVHFTGIVGEGFRTLEEGQNVSFIVEDGNKGPIAKEVTAA